The following are encoded together in the Montipora foliosa isolate CH-2021 chromosome 12, ASM3666993v2, whole genome shotgun sequence genome:
- the LOC137978688 gene encoding uncharacterized protein: MENRSASSALVWLFFVGVFLNIVEITVTSQKVQDIYNRYKKREYGDGTYYGNYPVGREACTLDPLSPMVTQPGWIGVAAGPEIFQRSLGCGMCLEIEGSGYGSGNNPIVGKKKAVIVDYCASGCGENGLDLFVPGDGRWKISFVAINCPTISGTSDNIQMRFQGSNPWYIKLQARNTKIPTAGIEVLVRGKYHCLTRVPDNFFVGSGLGKLPVRLHVRLTAINGEQISVTIPDITNDISFPSEVQYRGINGASK; encoded by the exons ATGGAGAATCGATCGGCAAGTTCTGCTCTTGTTTGGTTGTTTTTCGTAGGAGTTTTCCTGAACATCGTTGAG ATCACGGTTACAAGTCAGAAAGTTCAAGACATCTATAATCGCTACAAGAAAAGAGAATACGGTGAC GGTACTTATTATGGCAACTACCCTGTAGGGAGGGAAGCATGCACTCTGGATCCTTTATCGCCTATGGTAACCCAACCGGGCTGGATTGGAGTTGCTGCTGGACCCGAAATCTTTCAGAGATCTCTGGGGTGCGGCATGTGCCTCGAGATCGAAGGCTCTGGCTATGGAAGTGGAAATAACCCCATTGTTGGGAAGAAAAAAGCTGTTATAGTTGATTATTGTGCCAGTGGCTGTGGAGAAA ATGGATTGGACCTTTTTGTTCCCGGAGACGGAAGGTGGAAGATTAGTTTCGTCGCCATTAACTGTCCGACGATTTCAGGGACCAGTGACAACATACAGATGCGCTTTCAAGGCAGCAATCCTTGGTATATTAAACTACAGGCCAGGAACACCAA AATTCCCACTGCTGGAATAGAGGTTCTGGTGCGCGGGAAATATCATTGTTTGACTCGCGTGCCCGATAACTTCTTCGTCGGCTCGGGCCTAGGTAAGCTTCCCGTCCGACTGCACGTGCGTCTTACCGCCATCAACGGTGAACAAATCAGTGTGACTATTCCAGACATCACAAATGACATTAGCTTTCCAAGTGAAGTTCAATACCGGGGAATCAATGGTGCAAGTAAGTGA